The following are from one region of the Sandaracinus amylolyticus genome:
- a CDS encoding carbonic anhydrase: protein MDKLIRGILHFREHELPQRRDTFAKLASGQDPDTLFLACADSRVVPNLFSSTEPGDLFTIRTVGNLIAPADPEGGAIGDVSEAAAVEYALIALEVRDIVICGHSHCGAMGAMLSGKAPAGAPNLREWLELARPSVERAKHVPGIGEGLPPADRLSQINVLQQLDHLRSYHVVREREASGHVRLHGWWFDVATGETHIYDSERGGFVLLDAEEAERILSHAVPAPRLPMMER from the coding sequence ATGGACAAGCTGATCCGAGGCATCCTCCACTTCCGCGAGCACGAGCTCCCTCAGCGTCGCGACACGTTCGCGAAGCTCGCGAGCGGGCAGGATCCCGACACGCTCTTCCTCGCGTGCGCCGACAGCCGCGTGGTGCCGAACCTGTTCTCGTCGACCGAGCCCGGCGATCTCTTCACGATCCGCACGGTCGGCAACCTGATCGCGCCCGCCGATCCCGAGGGCGGCGCGATCGGCGACGTGTCCGAGGCGGCGGCGGTCGAGTACGCGCTGATCGCGCTCGAGGTGCGCGACATCGTCATCTGCGGTCACAGCCACTGCGGCGCGATGGGCGCGATGCTCTCGGGCAAGGCGCCCGCGGGCGCGCCGAACCTGCGCGAGTGGCTCGAGCTCGCGCGTCCCAGCGTCGAGCGCGCGAAGCACGTTCCCGGCATCGGCGAGGGGCTCCCGCCCGCCGATCGGCTCTCGCAGATCAACGTGCTCCAGCAGCTCGATCATCTGCGCAGCTATCACGTCGTGCGCGAGCGCGAGGCGTCGGGCCACGTGCGCCTGCACGGGTGGTGGTTCGACGTCGCGACCGGCGAGACGCACATCTACGACTCGGAGCGCGGCGGGTTCGTGCTGCTCGATGCCGAGGAAGCCGAGCGCATCCTCTCGCACGCAGTCCCGGCCCCGCGCCTGCCGATGATGGAACGCTGA
- a CDS encoding SDR family oxidoreductase, which yields MTKDQVVWITGASSGIGEALALELARRGAKLVLSARRADRLEALRLRCPDPARVAVLPLDVADTTRAKEHAETAQVPFGHVDVLVHNAGITQRSLVVDTALDVDRRIMEVNYFGVVALTKAILPSMIARKRGHFVVVSSVVGYVGTQQRSAYAASKHALHGFFEALRAEGHADGVKVTMVCPGYVSTDITLSALRGDGSVHGERAASNAAGMSPEQCAERIARAIATQPREVYVGGREVAAIYLRRYAPGLLARILPRVNAT from the coding sequence ATGACCAAGGACCAGGTCGTCTGGATCACCGGCGCGTCGTCGGGCATCGGCGAAGCGCTCGCGCTCGAGCTCGCGCGGCGCGGCGCCAAGCTCGTGCTCTCGGCGCGACGCGCCGATCGGCTCGAGGCGCTGCGCCTCCGCTGCCCGGATCCCGCGCGCGTCGCGGTGCTCCCGCTCGACGTCGCCGACACCACGCGTGCGAAGGAGCACGCCGAAACCGCGCAGGTCCCGTTCGGGCACGTCGACGTGCTGGTGCACAACGCCGGCATCACGCAGCGCTCGCTCGTCGTCGACACCGCGCTCGACGTCGATCGACGCATCATGGAGGTCAACTACTTCGGCGTCGTCGCGCTCACGAAGGCGATCCTCCCGTCGATGATCGCGCGCAAGCGCGGGCACTTCGTCGTGGTCTCGAGCGTCGTCGGCTACGTCGGCACCCAGCAGCGCTCGGCGTACGCCGCGAGCAAGCACGCGCTGCACGGCTTCTTCGAGGCGCTGCGCGCCGAGGGCCACGCCGACGGCGTGAAGGTCACGATGGTGTGCCCCGGCTACGTGAGCACCGACATCACGCTCTCCGCGCTGCGCGGCGACGGCTCGGTGCACGGCGAGCGCGCCGCGAGCAACGCCGCGGGGATGTCCCCCGAGCAGTGCGCCGAGCGCATCGCGCGCGCGATCGCGACGCAGCCGCGCGAGGTGTACGTCGGCGGTCGCGAGGTCGCCGCGATCTACCTGCGACGCTACGCGCCCGGTCTGCTCGCGCGCATCCTGCCGCGCGTGAACGCGACGTGA
- a CDS encoding cupin domain-containing protein — MSDDDLFDLEPEALELAAAIAMLRKEPRDRLVASARATSRFDDLEREVASLLDLDVRAAGALLLRVDDASSWTEGPAPGVRLFHVEGGPAVASAVTGFVRVEAGREFPEHEHLGDERVLVIQGALRDSHGHVVRRGEIAPMPAGSAHSFEAIGPLPLVYLVVVRDGVRIGHDVIGPDDPRG, encoded by the coding sequence GTGAGCGACGACGACCTCTTCGATCTCGAGCCCGAGGCGCTCGAGCTCGCGGCGGCGATCGCGATGCTCCGGAAGGAGCCGCGCGATCGTCTGGTCGCGAGCGCGCGTGCGACGAGCCGCTTCGATGATCTCGAGCGCGAGGTCGCGTCGCTGCTCGACCTCGACGTGCGCGCGGCGGGCGCGCTGCTGCTGCGCGTCGACGACGCGAGCTCGTGGACCGAGGGCCCTGCGCCCGGGGTGCGCCTCTTCCACGTGGAGGGCGGCCCCGCGGTCGCGAGCGCGGTGACCGGGTTCGTGCGGGTCGAGGCGGGGCGCGAGTTCCCGGAGCACGAGCACCTCGGCGACGAGCGCGTGCTGGTGATCCAGGGCGCGCTCCGCGACTCGCACGGCCACGTGGTGCGGCGCGGCGAGATCGCGCCGATGCCCGCGGGCAGCGCGCACTCGTTCGAGGCGATCGGCCCGCTCCCGCTGGTGTACCTCGTCGTCGTGCGCGACGGCGTGCGCATCGGCCACGACGTGATCGGGCCCGACGATCCGCGCGGGTGA
- a CDS encoding sigma-70 family RNA polymerase sigma factor — protein MHARDTAAERAGNEQDAALVLSIAAGDRDALATLYDRHAGALLALGLRILRERREAEDLVHDVFLEVWRRAHSYDPSRASVRAWLVLMMRSRSLDRRKSHAFARSAPLAHDPRVAPASESPAVLLDRARVAAALAALPEAQRDVLVLGYFEGLSSSEIAERLGAPIGTVKSRVAAALKALRERLGEEERS, from the coding sequence GTGCACGCGCGAGACACGGCGGCGGAGCGAGCGGGCAACGAGCAGGACGCGGCGCTCGTGCTCTCGATCGCGGCCGGTGATCGCGACGCGCTCGCGACGCTCTACGACCGTCATGCGGGCGCGCTGCTCGCGCTCGGGCTGCGCATCCTGCGGGAGCGACGCGAGGCCGAGGACCTCGTGCACGACGTCTTCCTCGAGGTGTGGCGCCGCGCGCACTCCTACGATCCCTCGCGCGCCAGCGTGCGCGCCTGGCTCGTGCTGATGATGCGCTCGCGCTCGCTCGATCGGCGCAAGTCGCACGCGTTCGCGCGCAGCGCGCCGCTCGCCCACGATCCGCGGGTCGCGCCCGCGTCGGAGAGCCCGGCCGTGCTGCTCGATCGAGCCCGCGTGGCCGCGGCGCTCGCCGCGCTGCCCGAGGCGCAGCGCGACGTGCTGGTGCTCGGGTACTTCGAAGGGCTCTCCTCGAGCGAGATCGCGGAGCGGCTCGGCGCTCCGATCGGCACCGTGAAATCGCGCGTCGCAGCGGCGCTCAAGGCGCTGCGCGAACGTCTCGGCGAGGAGGAGCGCTCGTGA
- a CDS encoding DUF6010 family protein produces MHRPLPTELLDYVGPAIGALVFVLVMSRFADPARRELNAVIVGGAMGAYLGGGLGIWELPFAAIGAVVAYRGLRSHRAIGIAWWMHSAWDLVHHLYGDPIWPFMETSSFGCMIFDAIIGLWFFLGAPSIRTRRSLVGAA; encoded by the coding sequence ATGCACAGACCTCTTCCGACCGAGCTGCTCGACTACGTCGGCCCAGCGATCGGCGCGCTCGTCTTCGTCCTCGTGATGTCGCGGTTCGCCGACCCCGCGCGCCGCGAGCTCAACGCGGTGATCGTCGGTGGCGCGATGGGCGCGTACCTCGGCGGCGGCCTCGGGATCTGGGAGCTGCCCTTCGCTGCGATCGGCGCCGTCGTGGCCTATCGAGGCCTGCGCTCGCATCGGGCGATCGGCATCGCGTGGTGGATGCACTCGGCGTGGGACCTCGTGCATCACCTCTACGGCGACCCGATCTGGCCGTTCATGGAGACCTCGTCGTTCGGGTGCATGATCTTCGACGCGATCATCGGGCTCTGGTTCTTTCTCGGCGCGCCCTCGATCCGGACGCGGAGGTCGCTCGTAGGAGCGGCGTGA
- a CDS encoding GlxA family transcriptional regulator, with protein MSGKTRFDGFSPRRGRVVVVVFDGVVLGDLAIPCEVFGRARDRDGALGYDVRICAEARRVRTEHLTLEVPHRLAALRRADTVIVPGLDRVDRAVPDPTLRAIAAAAKRGARVASICTGAFVLAATGALDGRAATTHWLAADELARRHPRVRVDPRVLYVDEGTVLTSAGAAAAFDLCLHLVRRDLGAEAAAQTARACVMPLERAGGQAQFISHPPPRCESPFAALLVWAEQHLTRDLSLAVLARRAAMSERTFSRRFREEVGTTPAAWVARARVQRAQHLLETTDWSVDRVAAEAGFGGATVLRETFARLAGTTPRAHRRSFGARRPSKESARPPVRALR; from the coding sequence ATGTCTGGAAAGACACGTTTCGACGGATTCTCGCCAAGGCGCGGACGTGTCGTCGTCGTCGTGTTCGACGGTGTGGTGCTCGGTGATCTCGCGATCCCCTGCGAGGTGTTCGGGCGTGCGCGCGACCGCGACGGCGCGCTCGGCTACGACGTGCGCATCTGCGCGGAGGCGCGACGGGTCCGCACCGAGCACCTGACGCTCGAGGTGCCCCACCGGCTCGCGGCGTTGCGCCGCGCCGACACCGTGATCGTGCCGGGCCTCGACCGCGTCGATCGCGCGGTCCCCGACCCGACGCTGCGTGCGATCGCCGCGGCTGCGAAGCGCGGCGCGCGCGTGGCCTCGATCTGCACCGGCGCGTTCGTCCTCGCCGCGACCGGCGCGCTCGACGGGCGCGCCGCGACCACGCACTGGCTGGCCGCCGACGAGCTCGCGCGACGTCACCCGCGCGTGCGGGTCGATCCGCGCGTGCTCTACGTCGACGAGGGCACCGTGCTGACCTCGGCCGGCGCGGCCGCGGCGTTCGATCTGTGCCTGCACCTCGTGCGGCGCGACCTCGGCGCCGAGGCAGCGGCGCAGACCGCGCGCGCGTGCGTGATGCCGCTCGAGCGCGCGGGCGGGCAGGCGCAGTTCATCTCGCATCCGCCGCCTCGGTGCGAGTCGCCGTTCGCCGCGCTGCTCGTGTGGGCCGAGCAGCACCTCACGCGCGATCTCTCGCTCGCCGTGCTCGCGCGGAGGGCGGCGATGAGCGAGCGCACGTTCTCGCGTCGGTTCCGCGAGGAAGTGGGCACGACCCCGGCCGCGTGGGTCGCGCGCGCTCGAGTGCAGCGCGCCCAGCACCTGCTCGAGACGACGGATTGGTCGGTGGACCGCGTCGCCGCGGAGGCGGGCTTCGGCGGGGCGACGGTGCTGCGCGAGACCTTCGCGCGACTCGCGGGCACGACCCCGCGCGCCCACCGGCGATCGTTCGGCGCTCGAAGACCATCCAAAGAATCGGCTCGGCCGCCGGTGCGAGCACTCCGGTGA
- a CDS encoding IS110 family transposase has protein sequence MTEIGALDRVSLLERYPEAWLVHRPRMDKQGHEARLRGSRGREHELERHMRFVGIDIGSEKHVVAIVDEAGKALRKPTPFSEDASGYERLRSMLGEPADAFIAMEATGHYWQNLFAFLHAAGFQVALLNPTRTSRFAAEDLRRAKTDALDALGIARFAQQKRPAATPMPDEATLELRELIRLRDRLVQDLGDRTRQLHRALDLCFPEFTEHVRDVASAKATTLLIASPTAEAFRAADPNALAELKYDGRHVIGVELAQALCAAAKTSVGRHQGTAYELQIRYACEDIATLRARIKKLDDDIGQSLERHEVGKLLTTIDGVGDNTAARMIASIDFDAFKSAAALAAYVGVAPIVSHSGKRQPLRGPACTMGDADLRAKLWMPTLRAVTHNPWLKAFYGRLVAAGKPKKLAIIAAMRKLLGAMISVARTRTPFVPRLAAA, from the coding sequence GTGACTGAGATTGGCGCCCTCGACCGAGTTTCTTTGCTCGAACGGTATCCAGAGGCGTGGCTCGTCCACCGTCCTCGCATGGACAAGCAAGGGCACGAAGCTCGGCTCCGAGGCTCCCGGGGACGCGAACACGAGCTCGAGAGGCACATGAGATTCGTCGGGATCGACATCGGTTCGGAGAAGCACGTCGTCGCGATCGTGGACGAGGCGGGCAAGGCACTGCGGAAGCCGACGCCGTTCTCCGAAGACGCGTCGGGCTACGAACGACTGCGCTCGATGCTCGGTGAGCCCGCCGACGCGTTCATCGCGATGGAGGCGACGGGGCACTATTGGCAGAACCTCTTCGCGTTCCTGCATGCAGCAGGGTTTCAGGTCGCGCTGTTGAACCCGACGCGCACGTCGCGGTTTGCAGCCGAGGATCTGCGGCGCGCGAAGACCGACGCGCTCGACGCTCTGGGCATCGCACGCTTCGCGCAGCAGAAGAGACCTGCGGCGACCCCGATGCCCGATGAGGCCACGCTCGAGCTGCGTGAGCTGATCCGGCTTCGCGACCGCCTCGTGCAGGACCTCGGCGACCGCACGCGGCAACTGCACCGCGCGCTCGACCTCTGTTTTCCGGAGTTCACCGAGCACGTGCGCGACGTGGCTTCGGCCAAAGCGACCACGCTGCTCATCGCGAGTCCGACCGCCGAGGCCTTCCGTGCTGCCGACCCGAACGCGCTGGCGGAGCTGAAGTACGACGGCCGCCACGTCATCGGTGTCGAGCTCGCGCAAGCGCTCTGCGCGGCTGCGAAGACCTCCGTGGGCCGCCACCAGGGCACGGCGTACGAGCTTCAGATCCGCTACGCGTGCGAGGACATCGCGACGCTCCGAGCGCGGATCAAGAAGCTCGACGACGACATCGGCCAGAGCCTCGAGCGCCACGAGGTCGGCAAGCTGCTGACCACCATCGACGGCGTCGGCGACAACACCGCGGCGCGGATGATCGCCTCGATCGACTTCGACGCGTTCAAGAGCGCGGCCGCGCTCGCGGCGTACGTCGGCGTCGCCCCGATCGTGAGCCACTCAGGCAAGCGCCAGCCACTGCGAGGCCCCGCCTGCACGATGGGCGACGCCGACCTGCGCGCGAAGCTCTGGATGCCGACGCTGCGAGCGGTGACCCACAACCCGTGGCTCAAGGCGTTCTACGGGCGCCTGGTCGCGGCCGGAAAGCCGAAGAAGCTCGCGATCATCGCTGCGATGCGCAAGCTCCTCGGCGCGATGATCAGCGTCGCGCGCACCCGCACGCCCTTCGTGCCGAGGCTCGCGGCGGCCTGA
- the arfB gene encoding alternative ribosome rescue aminoacyl-tRNA hydrolase ArfB yields the protein MDDLVVAPGVVIPARELAWSAARASGPGGQNVNKVSSKVDLRFDLEGSIALAPEVKARVRAKAGASRLDADGRVVIVSQITRDQKRNLEDAREKLAALVRAAMVVPKKRKKTAPSRGAKERRLGEKKRRAETKRGRQSTSYD from the coding sequence GTGGACGATCTGGTCGTGGCGCCCGGCGTCGTGATCCCGGCGCGCGAGCTCGCATGGAGCGCGGCGCGCGCGTCGGGGCCCGGCGGGCAGAACGTGAACAAGGTGAGCTCGAAGGTCGATCTGCGCTTCGACCTCGAGGGCTCGATCGCGCTCGCGCCCGAGGTGAAGGCGAGGGTGCGCGCGAAGGCCGGCGCATCGCGGCTCGACGCGGACGGGCGCGTCGTGATCGTCAGTCAGATCACGCGCGACCAGAAGCGCAATCTCGAGGATGCGCGCGAGAAGCTCGCCGCGCTGGTGCGCGCCGCGATGGTCGTGCCGAAGAAGCGCAAGAAGACGGCGCCGAGCCGAGGCGCGAAGGAGCGACGGCTCGGCGAGAAGAAGCGGCGCGCCGAGACGAAACGAGGCCGTCAGTCGACGAGCTACGACTGA
- a CDS encoding DUF4253 domain-containing protein, translated as MVKERVFLRVAVAALFGGLGVWAMVARRDRPDEEVAAVIARPPAPPIGEPIAADDATAATERRALEQAMLGGLPLVRVVERGDTGVLGLVLAGRDALGAWERLSEGVAESGRWPVVLGDGWAVRAHDEATRSTGDAPDAIVRRARTFDLDAWIATRLATSRPREGDWPEEIPEPVPVRSRVVRDALDLPVPEVAVALVPTRDPAEVPAWLAFGNWAGCPEPTVHVAMLTRWRERYGAEVVALGADVIELRVARPPADREAAMALAREQIAYAPDLLADGTRSIAQIAASRIGAPTWTLQWARTSRR; from the coding sequence CTCTTCGGAGGGCTGGGCGTGTGGGCGATGGTGGCCCGACGCGACCGACCGGACGAGGAGGTGGCAGCGGTGATCGCCCGCCCGCCCGCGCCGCCGATCGGCGAGCCGATCGCGGCCGACGACGCGACCGCCGCGACCGAGCGACGCGCGCTCGAGCAGGCGATGCTCGGCGGGCTGCCGCTGGTGCGCGTGGTGGAGCGCGGCGACACCGGGGTGCTCGGGCTCGTGCTCGCGGGCCGCGATGCGCTCGGGGCCTGGGAGCGCCTGAGCGAGGGCGTGGCGGAGAGCGGGCGCTGGCCCGTGGTGCTGGGCGACGGGTGGGCGGTGCGCGCCCACGACGAGGCGACGCGCTCGACGGGGGACGCGCCGGACGCGATCGTGCGGCGGGCACGCACGTTCGATCTCGATGCGTGGATCGCGACGCGGCTCGCGACGTCGCGCCCCCGCGAGGGGGACTGGCCCGAGGAGATCCCGGAGCCGGTGCCGGTGCGATCGCGGGTGGTGCGCGACGCGCTCGATCTGCCGGTGCCCGAGGTCGCGGTGGCCCTGGTGCCGACGCGGGATCCCGCGGAGGTGCCGGCGTGGCTCGCGTTCGGCAATTGGGCGGGCTGTCCCGAGCCCACGGTGCACGTCGCGATGCTCACGCGATGGCGCGAGCGCTACGGCGCGGAGGTCGTCGCGCTCGGTGCCGACGTGATCGAGCTGCGCGTCGCGCGCCCGCCTGCGGATCGCGAAGCTGCGATGGCGCTGGCGCGCGAGCAGATCGCGTATGCGCCCGACCTGCTCGCGGACGGCACGCGATCGATCGCGCAGATCGCGGCCTCGCGGATCGGAGCGCCCACGTGGACGTTGCAGTGGGCGCGCACGTCCCGCCGGTGA